In one window of Gossypium hirsutum isolate 1008001.06 chromosome A01, Gossypium_hirsutum_v2.1, whole genome shotgun sequence DNA:
- the LOC107958050 gene encoding importin-11 isoform X1: MALSVSDLSAIYSLLANSMSQDESIRKPAELALAQSESRPGFCSCLMEVITAKDLASQVDIRLMASVYFKNSINRYWRKRRDSSGISNEEKQHLKQKLLSHLREENYQIAQMLAVLISKIARFDYPREWPELVSFLAQQLPSADVLTSHRIFMILFRTLKELSTKRLTADQRNFAEISSHLYKYCWHIWQSDLQTISHGFSIITQSYNSNGKEQHHDDLYLTCERWLFCLKIICQLVISGFQSDAKCIQEIRPVKEVSPVLLNAAQSFLPYYTSLQNRHPKFWEFIKRACTKLMKILVAIQQRHPYSFGDICVLQPVLNFCLNKITDPEPDILSFEQFLIKCMVMAKSVFECKEYKPSVTGRVMDENGVTLEQMKKNISNAVAGVLTRLLPNERIVLLCNVLIRRYFVLTTSDLEEWYENPEVFHHEQDMVQWTEKLRPCAEALYIVLFENHSQLLAPIVVSILQEAMNGCPTSTSEITPGLLLKDAAYGAAAYVYYELSNYLSFRDWFNGALSLELSNDHPNMRIIHRKVALILGQWVSEIKDDTKRAVYCALIRLLQDKDLSVRLAACRSLCLHVEDANFSEKDFSDLLPVCWGSCFKLVKEVQEFDSKVQVLNLISVLLGHVNEVIPYASNLMHFFQMVWEESSGESLLRIQLLIALRNFVIALGYQSPSCYSMLLPILQKGIDINGPDELNLLEDSMLLWEATLSHAPAMVPQLLAYFPCLLEILERNFDHLQVAVDIIEDYIILGGREFLSMHASSVAKLLDLIVGNVNDRGLLSILPIIDILILCFPMEVPPLISSTLQKLVVICLSGDDGDPSKTAVKASSAAIIARILVMNTNYLAQLTSEPSLSSVLQRTGVAIEDNILLSLVGVWLDKVDNVSLPQKKAFGLALSIILTLRLPQVLDKLDQILSVCTSVILGGTDDLTEEESRNCSGDNMSYGRSHDEDLLPSKELRRRQIKVSDPINRLSLENSVRDNLQTCAALHGESFNSAIAKIHPAAFAQLKQALKMP; the protein is encoded by the exons ATGGCGCTCTCGGTTTCTGATTTGTCTGCCATATACTCGTTGCTCGCCAACTCAATGAGTCAAGATGAGTCTATTCGCAAACCGGCTGAGTTGGCTCTTGCTCAATCTGAAAGCAGGCCTGGTTTCTGCTCTTGTCTTATG GAAGTGATTACAGCGAAAGATTTAGCTTCGCAAGTGGATATTCGATTAATGGCTTCTGTATATTTCAAAAACAGTATTAATCGGTATTGGAGGAAGCGACGCGATTCCTC GGGGATAAGCAATGAAGAGaaacaacatttaaaacaaaaattgttATCACACTTGAGAGAAGAGAATTATCAG ATAGCTCAAATGCTGGCAGTGCTTATTTCAAAAATTGCTCGCTTTGACTATCCCCGGGAATG GCCAGAGCTTGTCTCATTTCTTGCACAGCAGCTCCCATCCGCTGATGTTCTTACCTCCCACAGGATTTTTATGATTCTCTTTAGAACTTTGAAAGAATTATCCACAAAACGTCTTACTGCAGACCAAAGGAATTTTGCAGAG ATCTCATCCCATTTATACAAATATTGCTGGCATATTTGGCAGAGTGATTTACAAACAATATCACATGGTTTTTCTATAATCACACAGAGCTATAATTCAAATGGAAAGGAGCAGCATCATGATGATCTTTATCTAACATGTGAGAGATGGTTGTTTTGTCTAAAGATAATATGTCAATTAGTGATTTCAGGGTTTCAAAGTGATGCAAAATGTATACAG GAGATAAGACCAGTCAAAGAGGTCTCTCCTGTGCTTTTGAATGCTGCCCAATCATTTCTTCCATACT ATACATCTTTGCAGAATAGACATCCTAAATTTTGGGAGTTTATAAAGAGGGCATGTACTAAATTGATGAAGATTCTAGTTGCAATTCAACAAAGGCATCCTTATTCTTTTGGTGATATATGCGTCCTTCAACCTGTTCTAAATTTCTGCTTAAATAAGATTACAGATCCTGAGCCAGATATATTATCCTTTGAGCAATTCCTGATTAAGTGTATGGTAATGGCTAAAAGTGTATTTGAATGTAAAGAATATAAACCAAGTGTTACTGGACGGGTTATGGATGAGAATGGTGTTACACTAGAGCAGATGAAGAAAAACATTTCTAATGCTGTTGCTGGTGTTTTGACTAGACTTCTGCCCAATGAACGGATAGTACTTTTATGCAATGTGTTAATAAGGAG GTATTTTGTTCTAACCACGAGTGATTTGGAGGAATGGTATGAGAATCCTGAGGTTTTTCATCATGAGCAGGATATGGTTCAATGGACAGAGAAACTGAGGCCTTGTGCGGAGGCTTTATATATTGTATTGTTTGAAAACCACAGTCAA CTGCTGGCTCCTATTGTGGTGTCCATCCTTCAAGAGGCAATGAATGGTTGCCCAACTTCTACATCTGAAATAACTCCGGGGTTACTTCTTAAAGATGCTGCCTATGGTGCCGCTGCATATGTATATTATGAGCTCTCAAATTATCTCAGCTTCAGAGATTG GTTTAATGGTGCTTTATCCCTTGAACTTTCTAATGATCATCCAAATATGCGTATCATCCACCGGAAAGTTGCTCTAATACTGGGACAATGGGTTTCTGAG ATAAaggatgacacaaaaagagctgtaTATTGTGCCTTGATACGGTTGTTACAGGACAAAGACTTATCTGTGAGG CTGGCAGCCTGTCGATCCTTATGTTTACATGTTGAAGATGCAAACTTTTCAGAGAAAGATTTTTCTGATCTACTTCCTGTTTGTTGGGGTTCATGTTTTAAGTTGGTCAAAGAAGTTCAAGAGTTTGATTCAAAG GTCCaggttttaaatttgatttcTGTTCTTCTTGGCCATGTCAATGAAGTCATCCCATATGCCAGCAACTTGATGCATTTTTTCCAGATG GTGTGGGAGGAATCTTCTGGAGAAAGCCTTCTACGGATACAGCTTCTTATTGCTTTGCGGAACTTTGTTATTGCCCTTGGATATCAGTCACCTAGTTGTTACAGCATGCTCTTGCCCATTCTTCAGAAAGGGATTGATATAAATGGCCCTGATGAACTCAATCTTTTGGAGGATAGCATGCTG TTATGGGAAGCCACACTGTCTCATGCACCTGCAATGGTGCCTCAACTCTTAGCATATTTCCCATGTCTTTTGGAAATCCTGGAAAGAAATTTTGACCATTTGCAG GTAGCTGTTGATATTATTGAAGATTACATTATTTTGGGTGGAAGGGAATTTCTTAGCATGCACGCTTCCAGTGTGGCTAAACTTCTAGATCTCATTGTTGGAAACGTCAACGATAGAGGGCTGCTTTCAATTCTTCCCATCATTGACATTCTAATACTG TGTTTCCCCATGGAAGTGCCGCCATTAATCAGCAGTACTTTACAA AAACTAGTTGTTATTTGCTTGAGTGGAGATGATGGTGATCCTTCCAAGACGGCCGTGAAAGCATCTTCAGCTGCTATCATAGCAAGGATTTTGGTGATGAATACCAACTATCTTGCACAACTAACATCAGAACCTTCTCTTTCATCAGTACTGCAGCGAACTGGTGTAGCTATTGAAGATAATATTCTTCTTTCTCTAGTTGGCGTATGGCTTGACAAg GTAGACAATGTATCTTTGCCCCAGAAGAAAGCATTTGGACTAGCACTTTCCATAATTTTAACTTTAAGGTTGCCTCAAGTACTAGACAAACTAGATCAAATACTAAG TGTTTGCACTAGTGTAATTCTCGGAGGGACTGATGACTTAACTGAGGAAGAGTCAAG AAATTGCAGTGGTGATAACATGAGCTATGGCAGGTCGCACGATGAGGATTTGCTTCCTAGTAAGGAGTTAAGGAGAAGACAG ATCAAAGTCTCGGACCCTATCAACCGGTTATCATTAGAAAACTCAGTGAGAGACAACCTTCAAACTTGTGCTGCCCTTCATGGAGAGTCGTTTAATTCTGCCATTGCTAAAATACATCCAGCAGCTTTTGCACAGTTGAAGCAGGCGCTAAAGATGCCATAA
- the LOC107958050 gene encoding importin-11 isoform X3, translating into MALSVSDLSAIYSLLANSMSQDESIRKPAELALAQSESRPGFCSCLMEVITAKDLASQVDIRLMASVYFKNSINRYWRKRRDSSGISNEEKQHLKQKLLSHLREENYQIAQMLAVLISKIARFDYPREWPELVSFLAQQLPSADVLTSHRIFMILFRTLKELSTKRLTADQRNFAEISSHLYKYCWHIWQSDLQTISHGFSIITQSYNSNGKEQHHDDLYLTCERWLFCLKIICQLVISGFQSDAKCIQEIRPVKEVSPVLLNAAQSFLPYYTSLQNRHPKFWEFIKRACTKLMKILVAIQQRHPYSFGDICVLQPVLNFCLNKITDPEPDILSFEQFLIKCMVMAKSVFECKEYKPSVTGRVMDENGVTLEQMKKNISNAVAGVLTRLLPNERIVLLCNVLIRRYFVLTTSDLEEWYENPEVFHHEQDMVQWTEKLRPCAEALYIVLFENHSQLLAPIVVSILQEAMNGCPTSTSEITPGLLLKDAAYGAAAYVYYELSNYLSFRDWFNGALSLELSNDHPNMRIIHRKVALILGQWVSEIKDDTKRAVYCALIRLLQDKDLSVRLAACRSLCLHVEDANFSEKDFSDLLPVCWGSCFKLVKEVQEFDSKVQVLNLISVLLGHVNEVIPYASNLMHFFQMVWEESSGESLLRIQLLIALRNFVIALGYQSPSCYSMLLPILQKGIDINGPDELNLLEDSMLLWEATLSHAPAMVPQLLAYFPCLLEILERNFDHLQVAVDIIEDYIILGGREFLSMHASSVAKLLDLIVGNVNDRGLLSILPIIDILILCFPMEVPPLISSTLQKLVVICLSGDDGDPSKTAVKASSAAIIARILVMNTNYLAQLTSEPSLSSVLQRTGVAIEDNILLSLVGVWLDKVDNVSLPQKKAFGLALSIILTLRLPQVLDKLDQILSVCTSVILGGTDDLTEEESRSHDEDLLPSKELRRRQIKVSDPINRLSLENSVRDNLQTCAALHGESFNSAIAKIHPAAFAQLKQALKMP; encoded by the exons ATGGCGCTCTCGGTTTCTGATTTGTCTGCCATATACTCGTTGCTCGCCAACTCAATGAGTCAAGATGAGTCTATTCGCAAACCGGCTGAGTTGGCTCTTGCTCAATCTGAAAGCAGGCCTGGTTTCTGCTCTTGTCTTATG GAAGTGATTACAGCGAAAGATTTAGCTTCGCAAGTGGATATTCGATTAATGGCTTCTGTATATTTCAAAAACAGTATTAATCGGTATTGGAGGAAGCGACGCGATTCCTC GGGGATAAGCAATGAAGAGaaacaacatttaaaacaaaaattgttATCACACTTGAGAGAAGAGAATTATCAG ATAGCTCAAATGCTGGCAGTGCTTATTTCAAAAATTGCTCGCTTTGACTATCCCCGGGAATG GCCAGAGCTTGTCTCATTTCTTGCACAGCAGCTCCCATCCGCTGATGTTCTTACCTCCCACAGGATTTTTATGATTCTCTTTAGAACTTTGAAAGAATTATCCACAAAACGTCTTACTGCAGACCAAAGGAATTTTGCAGAG ATCTCATCCCATTTATACAAATATTGCTGGCATATTTGGCAGAGTGATTTACAAACAATATCACATGGTTTTTCTATAATCACACAGAGCTATAATTCAAATGGAAAGGAGCAGCATCATGATGATCTTTATCTAACATGTGAGAGATGGTTGTTTTGTCTAAAGATAATATGTCAATTAGTGATTTCAGGGTTTCAAAGTGATGCAAAATGTATACAG GAGATAAGACCAGTCAAAGAGGTCTCTCCTGTGCTTTTGAATGCTGCCCAATCATTTCTTCCATACT ATACATCTTTGCAGAATAGACATCCTAAATTTTGGGAGTTTATAAAGAGGGCATGTACTAAATTGATGAAGATTCTAGTTGCAATTCAACAAAGGCATCCTTATTCTTTTGGTGATATATGCGTCCTTCAACCTGTTCTAAATTTCTGCTTAAATAAGATTACAGATCCTGAGCCAGATATATTATCCTTTGAGCAATTCCTGATTAAGTGTATGGTAATGGCTAAAAGTGTATTTGAATGTAAAGAATATAAACCAAGTGTTACTGGACGGGTTATGGATGAGAATGGTGTTACACTAGAGCAGATGAAGAAAAACATTTCTAATGCTGTTGCTGGTGTTTTGACTAGACTTCTGCCCAATGAACGGATAGTACTTTTATGCAATGTGTTAATAAGGAG GTATTTTGTTCTAACCACGAGTGATTTGGAGGAATGGTATGAGAATCCTGAGGTTTTTCATCATGAGCAGGATATGGTTCAATGGACAGAGAAACTGAGGCCTTGTGCGGAGGCTTTATATATTGTATTGTTTGAAAACCACAGTCAA CTGCTGGCTCCTATTGTGGTGTCCATCCTTCAAGAGGCAATGAATGGTTGCCCAACTTCTACATCTGAAATAACTCCGGGGTTACTTCTTAAAGATGCTGCCTATGGTGCCGCTGCATATGTATATTATGAGCTCTCAAATTATCTCAGCTTCAGAGATTG GTTTAATGGTGCTTTATCCCTTGAACTTTCTAATGATCATCCAAATATGCGTATCATCCACCGGAAAGTTGCTCTAATACTGGGACAATGGGTTTCTGAG ATAAaggatgacacaaaaagagctgtaTATTGTGCCTTGATACGGTTGTTACAGGACAAAGACTTATCTGTGAGG CTGGCAGCCTGTCGATCCTTATGTTTACATGTTGAAGATGCAAACTTTTCAGAGAAAGATTTTTCTGATCTACTTCCTGTTTGTTGGGGTTCATGTTTTAAGTTGGTCAAAGAAGTTCAAGAGTTTGATTCAAAG GTCCaggttttaaatttgatttcTGTTCTTCTTGGCCATGTCAATGAAGTCATCCCATATGCCAGCAACTTGATGCATTTTTTCCAGATG GTGTGGGAGGAATCTTCTGGAGAAAGCCTTCTACGGATACAGCTTCTTATTGCTTTGCGGAACTTTGTTATTGCCCTTGGATATCAGTCACCTAGTTGTTACAGCATGCTCTTGCCCATTCTTCAGAAAGGGATTGATATAAATGGCCCTGATGAACTCAATCTTTTGGAGGATAGCATGCTG TTATGGGAAGCCACACTGTCTCATGCACCTGCAATGGTGCCTCAACTCTTAGCATATTTCCCATGTCTTTTGGAAATCCTGGAAAGAAATTTTGACCATTTGCAG GTAGCTGTTGATATTATTGAAGATTACATTATTTTGGGTGGAAGGGAATTTCTTAGCATGCACGCTTCCAGTGTGGCTAAACTTCTAGATCTCATTGTTGGAAACGTCAACGATAGAGGGCTGCTTTCAATTCTTCCCATCATTGACATTCTAATACTG TGTTTCCCCATGGAAGTGCCGCCATTAATCAGCAGTACTTTACAA AAACTAGTTGTTATTTGCTTGAGTGGAGATGATGGTGATCCTTCCAAGACGGCCGTGAAAGCATCTTCAGCTGCTATCATAGCAAGGATTTTGGTGATGAATACCAACTATCTTGCACAACTAACATCAGAACCTTCTCTTTCATCAGTACTGCAGCGAACTGGTGTAGCTATTGAAGATAATATTCTTCTTTCTCTAGTTGGCGTATGGCTTGACAAg GTAGACAATGTATCTTTGCCCCAGAAGAAAGCATTTGGACTAGCACTTTCCATAATTTTAACTTTAAGGTTGCCTCAAGTACTAGACAAACTAGATCAAATACTAAG TGTTTGCACTAGTGTAATTCTCGGAGGGACTGATGACTTAACTGAGGAAGAGTCAAG GTCGCACGATGAGGATTTGCTTCCTAGTAAGGAGTTAAGGAGAAGACAG ATCAAAGTCTCGGACCCTATCAACCGGTTATCATTAGAAAACTCAGTGAGAGACAACCTTCAAACTTGTGCTGCCCTTCATGGAGAGTCGTTTAATTCTGCCATTGCTAAAATACATCCAGCAGCTTTTGCACAGTTGAAGCAGGCGCTAAAGATGCCATAA
- the LOC107958050 gene encoding importin-11 isoform X2 has translation MALSVSDLSAIYSLLANSMSQDESIRKPAELALAQSESRPGFCSCLMEVITAKDLASQVDIRLMASVYFKNSINRYWRKRRDSSGISNEEKQHLKQKLLSHLREENYQIAQMLAVLISKIARFDYPREWPELVSFLAQQLPSADVLTSHRIFMILFRTLKELSTKRLTADQRNFAEISSHLYKYCWHIWQSDLQTISHGFSIITQSYNSNGKEQHHDDLYLTCERWLFCLKIICQLVISGFQSDAKCIQEIRPVKEVSPVLLNAAQSFLPYYTSLQNRHPKFWEFIKRACTKLMKILVAIQQRHPYSFGDICVLQPVLNFCLNKITDPEPDILSFEQFLIKCMVMAKSVFECKEYKPSVTGRVMDENGVTLEQMKKNISNAVAGVLTRLLPNERIVLLCNVLIRRYFVLTTSDLEEWYENPEVFHHEQDMVQWTEKLRPCAEALYIVLFENHSQLLAPIVVSILQEAMNGCPTSTSEITPGLLLKDAAYGAAAYVYYELSNYLSFRDWFNGALSLELSNDHPNMRIIHRKVALILGQWVSEIKDDTKRAVYCALIRLLQDKDLSVRLAACRSLCLHVEDANFSEKDFSDLLPVCWGSCFKLVKEVQEFDSKVQVLNLISVLLGHVNEVIPYASNLMHFFQMVWEESSGESLLRIQLLIALRNFVIALGYQSPSCYSMLLPILQKGIDINGPDELNLLEDSMLLWEATLSHAPAMVPQLLAYFPCLLEILERNFDHLQVAVDIIEDYIILGGREFLSMHASSVAKLLDLIVGNVNDRGLLSILPIIDILILCFPMEVPPLISSTLQKLVVICLSGDDGDPSKTAVKASSAAIIARILVMNTNYLAQLTSEPSLSSVLQRTGVAIEDNILLSLVGVWLDKVDNVSLPQKKAFGLALSIILTLRLPQVLDKLDQILSVCTSVILGGTDDLTEEESSGDNMSYGRSHDEDLLPSKELRRRQIKVSDPINRLSLENSVRDNLQTCAALHGESFNSAIAKIHPAAFAQLKQALKMP, from the exons ATGGCGCTCTCGGTTTCTGATTTGTCTGCCATATACTCGTTGCTCGCCAACTCAATGAGTCAAGATGAGTCTATTCGCAAACCGGCTGAGTTGGCTCTTGCTCAATCTGAAAGCAGGCCTGGTTTCTGCTCTTGTCTTATG GAAGTGATTACAGCGAAAGATTTAGCTTCGCAAGTGGATATTCGATTAATGGCTTCTGTATATTTCAAAAACAGTATTAATCGGTATTGGAGGAAGCGACGCGATTCCTC GGGGATAAGCAATGAAGAGaaacaacatttaaaacaaaaattgttATCACACTTGAGAGAAGAGAATTATCAG ATAGCTCAAATGCTGGCAGTGCTTATTTCAAAAATTGCTCGCTTTGACTATCCCCGGGAATG GCCAGAGCTTGTCTCATTTCTTGCACAGCAGCTCCCATCCGCTGATGTTCTTACCTCCCACAGGATTTTTATGATTCTCTTTAGAACTTTGAAAGAATTATCCACAAAACGTCTTACTGCAGACCAAAGGAATTTTGCAGAG ATCTCATCCCATTTATACAAATATTGCTGGCATATTTGGCAGAGTGATTTACAAACAATATCACATGGTTTTTCTATAATCACACAGAGCTATAATTCAAATGGAAAGGAGCAGCATCATGATGATCTTTATCTAACATGTGAGAGATGGTTGTTTTGTCTAAAGATAATATGTCAATTAGTGATTTCAGGGTTTCAAAGTGATGCAAAATGTATACAG GAGATAAGACCAGTCAAAGAGGTCTCTCCTGTGCTTTTGAATGCTGCCCAATCATTTCTTCCATACT ATACATCTTTGCAGAATAGACATCCTAAATTTTGGGAGTTTATAAAGAGGGCATGTACTAAATTGATGAAGATTCTAGTTGCAATTCAACAAAGGCATCCTTATTCTTTTGGTGATATATGCGTCCTTCAACCTGTTCTAAATTTCTGCTTAAATAAGATTACAGATCCTGAGCCAGATATATTATCCTTTGAGCAATTCCTGATTAAGTGTATGGTAATGGCTAAAAGTGTATTTGAATGTAAAGAATATAAACCAAGTGTTACTGGACGGGTTATGGATGAGAATGGTGTTACACTAGAGCAGATGAAGAAAAACATTTCTAATGCTGTTGCTGGTGTTTTGACTAGACTTCTGCCCAATGAACGGATAGTACTTTTATGCAATGTGTTAATAAGGAG GTATTTTGTTCTAACCACGAGTGATTTGGAGGAATGGTATGAGAATCCTGAGGTTTTTCATCATGAGCAGGATATGGTTCAATGGACAGAGAAACTGAGGCCTTGTGCGGAGGCTTTATATATTGTATTGTTTGAAAACCACAGTCAA CTGCTGGCTCCTATTGTGGTGTCCATCCTTCAAGAGGCAATGAATGGTTGCCCAACTTCTACATCTGAAATAACTCCGGGGTTACTTCTTAAAGATGCTGCCTATGGTGCCGCTGCATATGTATATTATGAGCTCTCAAATTATCTCAGCTTCAGAGATTG GTTTAATGGTGCTTTATCCCTTGAACTTTCTAATGATCATCCAAATATGCGTATCATCCACCGGAAAGTTGCTCTAATACTGGGACAATGGGTTTCTGAG ATAAaggatgacacaaaaagagctgtaTATTGTGCCTTGATACGGTTGTTACAGGACAAAGACTTATCTGTGAGG CTGGCAGCCTGTCGATCCTTATGTTTACATGTTGAAGATGCAAACTTTTCAGAGAAAGATTTTTCTGATCTACTTCCTGTTTGTTGGGGTTCATGTTTTAAGTTGGTCAAAGAAGTTCAAGAGTTTGATTCAAAG GTCCaggttttaaatttgatttcTGTTCTTCTTGGCCATGTCAATGAAGTCATCCCATATGCCAGCAACTTGATGCATTTTTTCCAGATG GTGTGGGAGGAATCTTCTGGAGAAAGCCTTCTACGGATACAGCTTCTTATTGCTTTGCGGAACTTTGTTATTGCCCTTGGATATCAGTCACCTAGTTGTTACAGCATGCTCTTGCCCATTCTTCAGAAAGGGATTGATATAAATGGCCCTGATGAACTCAATCTTTTGGAGGATAGCATGCTG TTATGGGAAGCCACACTGTCTCATGCACCTGCAATGGTGCCTCAACTCTTAGCATATTTCCCATGTCTTTTGGAAATCCTGGAAAGAAATTTTGACCATTTGCAG GTAGCTGTTGATATTATTGAAGATTACATTATTTTGGGTGGAAGGGAATTTCTTAGCATGCACGCTTCCAGTGTGGCTAAACTTCTAGATCTCATTGTTGGAAACGTCAACGATAGAGGGCTGCTTTCAATTCTTCCCATCATTGACATTCTAATACTG TGTTTCCCCATGGAAGTGCCGCCATTAATCAGCAGTACTTTACAA AAACTAGTTGTTATTTGCTTGAGTGGAGATGATGGTGATCCTTCCAAGACGGCCGTGAAAGCATCTTCAGCTGCTATCATAGCAAGGATTTTGGTGATGAATACCAACTATCTTGCACAACTAACATCAGAACCTTCTCTTTCATCAGTACTGCAGCGAACTGGTGTAGCTATTGAAGATAATATTCTTCTTTCTCTAGTTGGCGTATGGCTTGACAAg GTAGACAATGTATCTTTGCCCCAGAAGAAAGCATTTGGACTAGCACTTTCCATAATTTTAACTTTAAGGTTGCCTCAAGTACTAGACAAACTAGATCAAATACTAAG TGTTTGCACTAGTGTAATTCTCGGAGGGACTGATGACTTAACTGAGGAAGAGTCAAG TGGTGATAACATGAGCTATGGCAGGTCGCACGATGAGGATTTGCTTCCTAGTAAGGAGTTAAGGAGAAGACAG ATCAAAGTCTCGGACCCTATCAACCGGTTATCATTAGAAAACTCAGTGAGAGACAACCTTCAAACTTGTGCTGCCCTTCATGGAGAGTCGTTTAATTCTGCCATTGCTAAAATACATCCAGCAGCTTTTGCACAGTTGAAGCAGGCGCTAAAGATGCCATAA